The Mesorhizobium sp. AR10 genome includes the window AAGTGGTATGGAATCTCGGAAGCCATCGCTCTTTTGAGATTTTCAAGCATCTGGGGAAGGTCTTCAGGATGTACCATATCCGTTGCCTGCCAGTCCCTTTGCTCGACCAGCGACCGGCCAAAATACTCGAGGCATTGGCGATTGACGGTTTCGACTTCACCGTTCGGGGTCATGATCGCAACGAGACCCGCTATCCCGTCGAGTGCTGAACGTGCACTTCGTTCGCTTTCACGCAGCGCCTGCTCGGCGCGGACGAGTGCTGTCACGTCGGTGCCGGTGCCACGATAACCACGGAATTCTCCGTCGGCGTCAAATACAGGCTTGCCGCTAGTGGCAATGAAGCGCGCCGAGCCATCGTCGGCTGCGACCCGGAAGACAAAACCGCGAAACGGCCGGTGCGCCTCCAGGGTGGCGATGTGCCGGCGCCACTTCTCCGGCTCCTCATCGAGGTCGGTAGCGAAATCCCATCGCGTTAGGCGGATCCGGCGTGCGGGGCTGGTACCGAAGATCGCGAACTGCTCCGACAGATGGATGAAACGATGGTCCGGTCCCGTCTCCCAAAGCCAATCAGAGGCAATCTCGGCGTAGTCGCGAAAGCGCTGCTCGCTCTCGCGAAGCGCCTCTTCGGCCTGCTTGGTTGCAGTGACGTCTGTAACCGCGCCAAAAAACTCGATGTTGTCCGATGCGTCCTTCACCGCGTGAGCCACGGCATGGACATGTTTCACCGCGCCGTCGGGCATCAGCAAGCGATACTCATGCGAAAAATCCTTCACGTCTCTGGCCGCACGGTCGATGGTCTGTTGCACGGCAGCACGATCGTCCGGATGGGTACGTTGAACGACCATGTCGGTGGTGAAGGAAGGAGCCCTGTCGTATCCAAAGATCCTGAAAGTCTCGTCCGACCAGATGACTTCGCCGGTGGCGATGTTCCAGCCGAAGCTGCCAGTGCGGCTCAATCGCTGCGCCTCCGCCAGATAGGCCTCGCTGCGTCGCAGTTCCTCCTCCGCTCGCTTGCGTTCAGAATAGAGGCGGGCATTTTCTAGCGAAATCGCGGCCTGCGAGGCCAGCAATTCCAACACCGCCACCCGGCTCGACGTGAACGCGTACGGCGTCAGGTTGTTCTCAAGATAGAGTGCGCCGACCAGCTTCGTCTGTTTGACGATGGGCAGGCACAGGACGGATCTCGGGTGCTTTTGCCGGACATACTCGTCGTCCGAATACAAGTTCCTCACCGAAGCGTCATCAAGCACCACGATCTCCCGCGTCCGGATCACGTAGTGAAGCGCGGATTGGGGGAGTGCCAACGGATTTAGGACCACCTCTCGAACAGAGACCTCGATTCTGCCTTGGCCGGCGGTGGCCTCCGCCACGATCTGCGGCTCGTCGTCCCTGAAAGTGATGAGCAGGCCGCGCTCGGCGCCCGCATGCTCGAGCGTGATCGTCATGAGGGTTTCAATAAGCTTGTTGAGTTCGATCTCGCCCGACACCGCCTGCGAAGCCTTGACCGCCGTCTCGACATCCAGCTGCGCGACGGGCGCGCCAATGGTTGCGGCGTGCGAGGTCGGGGTCCTTTCCTCCCGCAAGTGCGGGTAGCGTTCTTCGAGTTGCTTGACCTTGCCGAGCGCGCCCCATCGGAGGTAGCAGTGCCGGGCGTCCCGCAGACAGACGTGCGCGAACCTCTCGAAGCCTCGCGCGGCATAGAACTGCGCGGCCAGCTCGTGGGCCAGCCCCTCGTTCTGCACGAAACCGTTTTCCCGAGCCGACTGAATCGCATGCTCGTACAAGCGCATCGCATCGGCGTCTCGCCCTTCCAGGCGGGCGATCTCGGCTGACACGAGCGCGTGCTTTTCGGCGAATGTCGGCGGATAGTTTTCAGCCCATTCGCGCAGCTGTTCCTGGTGCGCTGTCAAGACTTCGCGCCACTCTTGCTGCTGGTTGGCCGACCCATTCTCGTAGCATGCCGCCACCGTCAGCGCGGCGTAATAAAAATAGTCGAGCCGCTGAATATGGATGGCTGAGGCCCAAAGCAGCGCCTTGGCCTTGTCGGCTGACGCGAGCGCCTCAGCGTAGTCGCCTGAGAGGAAGCGCGCCTTCAGCTTAAGGATCCAATAAAAGCAGACGGTTGTGGGTGAGTTCCCCCCCAGCTCCGCTTCGAACGCCGTCTCGTCGAATTGCGCATCGCTGAAGGTGGAGAAGCTCGCAGTCCGTCCCTGCATGGTTGCGATGAAGCGTTGCTGGCTCACAATGACGGCGGCGACGTCTTGGTACCGGGCCTTCCGGACGAAGTGCAGGCTCTCCTCCGTCTCGCGCCACACCGCGTCGAGCGGATCGTTTCGCAGAAGAAAATCTGTGATACTTTCGACCATGCTGAAGCAGGCATAAGTCAGATCCCCCGTCTCAATCGCAGCGCGAAAAGTAACACGCATGAAATCGATCGCGGTCCCGATCGGCTGAGTCCAGAGCGCGGCGATTCCCGCCGTCTCGTAGACTTTCGCTCGCGAGGCGATAAAGCCGTGCTTGTCGACGAGGGCGCAGGCGAGGTTGGCGAAACGGTGCGCATCGGGGTAACGGTGAAACAACGGGCCGAGGATTTGTCCTAGAAGGGCATAGCCGAGTGGGGATGCGTCGCTAATTCCGTGCTGTATCCCCAACTTCGCCATTCGACAAGCAATCAGGCAATATAAGTGAAGGTCGGTAAAGTAGGCGGCCGGGGTTAGGGCCGAGAGCACCCGCATGCCGGCCTGCAGTTCAGGATTGGTCATCGGCGGCAGGTCGATCAGGCTCTCGATTGGCCGCCCGTCCAGGGTCTGCCAGACCGACTCGTACTCGGCCTGCACCTGCTCCCAGGTCGGGTGTGCAGGCAGATCAATGTCCAGCAATCGCAGGCCGATGAGCGCGCTGTCCACAGCTTGCGCGGTTTCAGACCTCGCGGTAAAGAGCGAAACGTTGAGAACGTAGACAGCCGCCCGGTCGACTTTCAAAGTGGCGCGCTGCAGCAGTTCACCAATCAATTGCGCGCCCCTGTCGAAGTCACCGGTTAGAAACTCGCACTCCGCGCGTTCGAGCCACAGGCTGAATGTTAACTCGTACTGGCTGCCCCAGTCGCTTTCGCCCAACAGCGCCATGCCTGCCGCAAAATAGGCGCGCGCCGACGCATAGGCAGCCGACGCCTTGGCTTTTCGCCCGGCGCGCAGATCGATCGCCGCCACCTGCGCTCTCTCGTTCCGGTCGATCAGCCGTGCGGCGCCTCGACTTAGCTGGCTTGCGACATCGAACAAATGCTCGGCGAGCTGGTCCGCCGCCATGCTCGTCAGCAGGGCACGGCCGATTCGCAAGTGAACATCGGCACGGTGCTCTTGCGGGATCAGCGAATAGGCCGCCTGCTGGATCCGATCGTGCAGGAAGGTGTAACCGGTCTCCTGCCGCATGACGAGCCCTGCGCAGACGGCATCCCAGAGCGCTGCATGCACCCCCGCCTCCGTTTCCTCGTAAACCAAAGCCAGGGTGGCGACATCGGAGGCGTTGCCAAGGCAGGCGAACTGTTTCATCCCTTCCTGGGTGGGGATGGAGAGCCGCTTCATCTTTTCGACCAGGAGATCCGCGACGTTGTCGGTGTAACTCCTGGCGTGGATGCGATCAATGTCCCATCGCCAGGCTGGCGCGGCGGGGTCGAACACGAGGAGCCCGTCCTCGTTCAGCGCGGTCAGGAACTGGATCGCAAAGAATGGATTGCCGCTGGTCTTCTCGTACACCAGTTGCGCCAGCGGTCGTGCGCGTTCCGGCTCGCAATGCACTGCGTCCATGATGAGCCGGCCGATATCGTGGAGTTCCAGAGGTGTCAGCACGATCTCCTCGATCCTTGCTCCTGTCTCGCGTATCGCGCCGAGCGTCCGCATGAGCGGATGCGCGGGGTCGACCTCATTGTCCCTGTAAGCCCCGACCAGCAGCAGATGCCCTACCTCCGTATGGGTGACCAGATGCTCGAGGAGGTCGAGCGTCGCGGCATCCAGCCATTGCAAATCATCGAGGAACAGCGCCAGTGGGTGCTCTGCCCGCGCGAACACAGCGAGGAAGCGCCGGAAAACCATCTGGAAGCGGTTCTGTGCATCTTGTGGAGGCAAGTCCGCGACCGGCGGTTGTTTCCCGATCACGAGTTCCAATTCGGGAACGAGGTTGACGATAAGCTGGCCGTTGGGGCCGAGTGCCTCGCTCAGCGAGTCCCGCCAACGGCCAAGTTCGGTTTCGCTCTCGCCAAGAAGGGGCCGCACGAGACTCCGGAAGCCCTGAGCCAGGGTGGCATACGGGATGTCGCGCTTGTACTGGTCGAACTTGCCAGAGGCGAACCGCCCGCGTGGCGGGACGAGCGCCTTCTGGAGTTCGTTCACCAGCGACGACTTGCCGATGCCGGCATACCCTGAGACGAGCACCAGTTCGGTTGTGCCATTTGCCACGACCCGGTCGAAGGCGCGAAGCAGCGTCCCGATCTCATGCTCCCGGCCGTAGAGCGTCTCCGGCGTCACCAGACGGTCCGACACATCGCTAACGCCGAGCGGGAACGGCTCTAAGCGATGTTGCGACTGCCATTGTGCCAGGCACGTGCGCAGATCGACCGAGAGCCCGGCGGCGGTCTGGTAGCGGTCCTCGGCGGTCTTGGCGAGAAGCTTCATCACCATTGCCGAGACCGGTCCCGGGATGCCCGATACCCGCTCGTCGGGCGGTGTCGGTTGGCGGGCAATGTGGCAGTGCACCCATTCCATCGGATCGGAGGCGGTGAAGGGAAGCGCGCCCGTCAGCATCTCGTAGAGGGTGACCCCAAGGGCATAGAGATCGCTGCGCGCATCGATCGAGCGGTTCATCCGGCCCGTCTGTTCGGGGGCCATGTAGGCGAGCGTTCCGGCGATCACCTCCGGCGGCGCGGGCGCCTGGCGCTCGCGTGGGAGACGCGAGGCGATGCCAAAGCCCGTGAGCCAGACGCCGCCGCTTGCAGAGTCCACCAGGATGTTGGCCGGCTTGATGTCCTTATGGATCAGCCCGCGCACGTGCACCTGGCCG containing:
- a CDS encoding AAA family ATPase — its product is MTELSGYVFSALRRGEFTLYRGSGDGLDPILLVAPIGEHSARESVKRLEHEHELKAELNPDWAVRPVDLSRHEGRTALVLEDPGGEPLDQTLGQPMDVTQFLRIAIPLAAAVGQVHVRGLIHKDIKPANILVDSASGGVWLTGFGIASRLPRERQAPAPPEVIAGTLAYMAPEQTGRMNRSIDARSDLYALGVTLYEMLTGALPFTASDPMEWVHCHIARQPTPPDERVSGIPGPVSAMVMKLLAKTAEDRYQTAAGLSVDLRTCLAQWQSQHRLEPFPLGVSDVSDRLVTPETLYGREHEIGTLLRAFDRVVANGTTELVLVSGYAGIGKSSLVNELQKALVPPRGRFASGKFDQYKRDIPYATLAQGFRSLVRPLLGESETELGRWRDSLSEALGPNGQLIVNLVPELELVIGKQPPVADLPPQDAQNRFQMVFRRFLAVFARAEHPLALFLDDLQWLDAATLDLLEHLVTHTEVGHLLLVGAYRDNEVDPAHPLMRTLGAIRETGARIEEIVLTPLELHDIGRLIMDAVHCEPERARPLAQLVYEKTSGNPFFAIQFLTALNEDGLLVFDPAAPAWRWDIDRIHARSYTDNVADLLVEKMKRLSIPTQEGMKQFACLGNASDVATLALVYEETEAGVHAALWDAVCAGLVMRQETGYTFLHDRIQQAAYSLIPQEHRADVHLRIGRALLTSMAADQLAEHLFDVASQLSRGAARLIDRNERAQVAAIDLRAGRKAKASAAYASARAYFAAGMALLGESDWGSQYELTFSLWLERAECEFLTGDFDRGAQLIGELLQRATLKVDRAAVYVLNVSLFTARSETAQAVDSALIGLRLLDIDLPAHPTWEQVQAEYESVWQTLDGRPIESLIDLPPMTNPELQAGMRVLSALTPAAYFTDLHLYCLIACRMAKLGIQHGISDASPLGYALLGQILGPLFHRYPDAHRFANLACALVDKHGFIASRAKVYETAGIAALWTQPIGTAIDFMRVTFRAAIETGDLTYACFSMVESITDFLLRNDPLDAVWRETEESLHFVRKARYQDVAAVIVSQQRFIATMQGRTASFSTFSDAQFDETAFEAELGGNSPTTVCFYWILKLKARFLSGDYAEALASADKAKALLWASAIHIQRLDYFYYAALTVAACYENGSANQQQEWREVLTAHQEQLREWAENYPPTFAEKHALVSAEIARLEGRDADAMRLYEHAIQSARENGFVQNEGLAHELAAQFYAARGFERFAHVCLRDARHCYLRWGALGKVKQLEERYPHLREERTPTSHAATIGAPVAQLDVETAVKASQAVSGEIELNKLIETLMTITLEHAGAERGLLITFRDDEPQIVAEATAGQGRIEVSVREVVLNPLALPQSALHYVIRTREIVVLDDASVRNLYSDDEYVRQKHPRSVLCLPIVKQTKLVGALYLENNLTPYAFTSSRVAVLELLASQAAISLENARLYSERKRAEEELRRSEAYLAEAQRLSRTGSFGWNIATGEVIWSDETFRIFGYDRAPSFTTDMVVQRTHPDDRAAVQQTIDRAARDVKDFSHEYRLLMPDGAVKHVHAVAHAVKDASDNIEFFGAVTDVTATKQAEEALRESEQRFRDYAEIASDWLWETGPDHRFIHLSEQFAIFGTSPARRIRLTRWDFATDLDEEPEKWRRHIATLEAHRPFRGFVFRVAADDGSARFIATSGKPVFDADGEFRGYRGTGTDVTALVRAEQALRESERSARSALDGIAGLVAIMTPNGEVETVNRQCLEYFGRSLVEQRDWQATDMVHPEDLPQMLENLKRAMASEIPYHFEQRLRRFDGEYRWFETRGGAVRDDTGRIMRWYVLLTDIEDRIRALARLDQMQSDFAHMNRVSLMGELAASLSHEITQPIAAARNNARAAMHFLDRKSPDLAEIGEALACIVDDADRAGDIVDRIRDQIKKAPPRKSRFDLNEAINEVIGLTRSAFAKNRVSVQTRLMEGLAPVEGDRVKLQQVVLNLILNAIEAMSTVEEGPRELSISTEQTGTGGVLVSVRDTGPGIDPEHGERVFDAFYTTKSSGVGMGLSISRSIIDAHGGRLWADANELRGAVFQFSLPRDGKELTTFRRSAAGLNSCAKTPYQKPLIKRLTKVTNDPIV